Genomic window (Leptospira bouyouniensis):
GGTGCTCTTGTCTATATAGATGGTATATATTTAGGTAAAACTCCCCTTGCGGATAAAAAGTTTCCGATCGGTAAAAGATCTTTATTTATATTCAAAGAAGGGTATTTTCCATATAAGTCAGATGTTTTATTGGAAAAGGGAAAAAAGTTCCAAATCGATACCAATCTTTCTTTAAAACTGAGTAGTTCTTATATCACAGTCACTTCAAATGTTGAATCTGATGTGTATTTAGGAATTCAATATTTGGGCAAAACTCCTATTAAGCGAATTGCAATCCCATCAGGTATGAATCGTTTGCGATTATCAAGAGAAGGTTACATCGATTCTTTTCGTGGAATTGATGCAAAAGATGATGAAGAAACCGTCGTCGATATTCAAATGCGTGAAGGACAAACGGAAGTTTATTATAAAAATAAACAAAATGTGTTTCTAGATCATACATATAAAGATTTTACAACTTATTCAATTTATGGTGCATTATTGTTTTATGCAAGTTATGCATATTTAAATTATGCATCTCGTCAGGCATATTCAGGAGCAAGATCACAAGTTACATTGACAGATGCAGTTGCAATTACTACCTTTTATCAAAATAATTCTAATGAATTCATTTTCTGGTATTACACACAAAATCAAATTATAGATGATGCTGAGTCAAAAGCAAAAAATCTGAAACGAATCGCAGGTACGTTACCAACAGAAAATCGTAGGGACCGTCAACTTGTGGCTGGCCCGATGGTGATTCTTATGGGGCTTATGCTGGTGTCAGCTGCTACGTTTTATTTCTTAGGTTTAGACCAAGAGACGTTGGAAATTGGATACTTACCAATTAATCCTGCGTTTGCCAACCAAGGGCAGTCTGCGATTGAAGGATATGGTTTTATGCAATTTCATCTTCGTTACTAACTGTTAAATATTGTTTAAAATTATGGTACTTTTATTCTAAGTAATATAAGTTTGATGTTTCATTTTTTGTCCTAATGGTTTTAATCTTAAATGGAGGTCATTTGTCTTTGTGGATGAGATAGAATTTCGAATACTGAAGCCAGGTGACTTTGGAATGATTTCTCAAATCTCAAATTGGTATCTTGAAGAATGGAATATTCCAATTGAAAAAACACATTCTAAGCTTGAGTTGGTTGCAAATGATCCTACACAATTCCAGGTAATCATGTTTGTTGATAGAAATCCAGTTTCTACAGGTGGAGTCTACCAACATGTAGGACTATTGGATGTGAAACCTCAATTTAAGATATATAAACACTGGTTAGGTTTTGTCTATACAGATTCCCATTTTCGTCGTAGAGGATTTGGGGCCTTGTTGTGCGAACATATAGAATCTTTGGCAAAGGATCGTGGAATCATGAATCTTTATTTATTTTCTGATACTGCGGTTGGATTGTACAAAAGACTTGGTTGGCAAGAGTTGGAAACGGTTGGTTACGGCAACCGAATGGTGACAGTGATGGGGAGGGAGTTGGGCTAGTAAGAAGGTATAGATCCCCGCCCAAATCGAACTGGGTGGGGTTATCCACCCGCCACCCAATGACCTCTATCTACCACAAATACCTGATTCCATCCACAACAATCCAGCTCTCATCAAAAAATAATCCAAATAGGTTCACCTTTTCACCGTCAGGTGGCAATATTCGAAATCATCACCGGTGTGTTCTATTCGTAAGTCACTCCAACCATTGTTAAATCGGTGGAACGGGATCTGAATTGTTTTGTAGTTCAGACAATACCGACTTCCAACCAATGATTATGTTCTCGATCTCATTACAATTGACAGATTCAATTAGAATCGAATTGAGTTAAATCAGAATACCAGATAATAAGAATTAGGTGAATCATTACACCATGGATTTTCTCATAATCAATCGTATTTTTAATATTAGGTGGGCCTCGCTTTAGTGCGAGCTCACACCC
Coding sequences:
- a CDS encoding PEGA domain-containing protein, which codes for MKHKISAFLLIVGLLVNTIPLIAIDDYYNFPSQSYKGSVTFETNRSLCIFPFVATKEDVTKEYLMKGIPSVLLSELRNLEYTYVEYPRQNIVYHSFGENPISTLQEKIDAESPNVKRKRKEVNDEKDLDDLRIGKKQVSPEKDPRYIKITIKQMWDKKPLSPDEAYGAATKMGCDYILSGSFEINDNTLKTKVFLFDDYEGKTFPFEHQTSVIRAYQEMGPLGESIKEKLQGKETTFVEVSAGGLEGALVYIDGIYLGKTPLADKKFPIGKRSLFIFKEGYFPYKSDVLLEKGKKFQIDTNLSLKLSSSYITVTSNVESDVYLGIQYLGKTPIKRIAIPSGMNRLRLSREGYIDSFRGIDAKDDEETVVDIQMREGQTEVYYKNKQNVFLDHTYKDFTTYSIYGALLFYASYAYLNYASRQAYSGARSQVTLTDAVAITTFYQNNSNEFIFWYYTQNQIIDDAESKAKNLKRIAGTLPTENRRDRQLVAGPMVILMGLMLVSAATFYFLGLDQETLEIGYLPINPAFANQGQSAIEGYGFMQFHLRY
- a CDS encoding GNAT family N-acetyltransferase, which codes for MISQISNWYLEEWNIPIEKTHSKLELVANDPTQFQVIMFVDRNPVSTGGVYQHVGLLDVKPQFKIYKHWLGFVYTDSHFRRRGFGALLCEHIESLAKDRGIMNLYLFSDTAVGLYKRLGWQELETVGYGNRMVTVMGRELG